One genomic window of Devosia salina includes the following:
- a CDS encoding Crp/Fnr family transcriptional regulator gives MSLVLPSTGRRVPCEQCPLRPLASFRDFTPSELKFVSSFKTGEMTAEAGAVILSEGAHSAHLFTLLSGWAFRFKMLDDGRRQILNYLLPGDLVGLQGSVIGEMEHSVEALSPLVLCVFQRDRLDELFRNHPGLGFDVTWLAAREERMLDDHLLSLGRRTALERAAYLLAFLHERAMSLGLGTTNVHIPLTQQHVADTLGLSIVHTNKTLRKLTNRGLIRWLGRSCQVLDAAELARVAGWDNTVERIRPLI, from the coding sequence GTGAGTCTCGTTCTTCCCTCAACCGGGCGCCGCGTGCCCTGCGAGCAATGCCCGCTGCGCCCGCTGGCGTCCTTTCGGGACTTCACCCCCAGCGAGTTGAAATTCGTCTCGAGCTTCAAGACCGGCGAAATGACGGCCGAGGCCGGCGCGGTCATTCTCTCGGAGGGCGCTCACAGCGCCCATCTCTTTACACTGCTCTCGGGCTGGGCCTTCCGCTTCAAGATGCTTGATGACGGGCGGCGGCAGATTCTCAACTATCTCCTGCCCGGTGACCTGGTTGGCCTGCAGGGATCGGTGATCGGGGAGATGGAGCATTCGGTCGAGGCGCTGTCGCCCCTGGTGCTCTGCGTCTTCCAGCGCGATCGGCTGGACGAGCTGTTCCGCAACCATCCCGGCCTCGGTTTCGACGTGACCTGGCTGGCGGCGCGGGAAGAGCGCATGCTGGACGACCACCTGCTCAGCCTGGGACGACGGACGGCGCTGGAGCGCGCTGCCTACCTCCTGGCCTTCCTTCATGAACGAGCCATGTCGCTTGGGCTTGGCACGACCAATGTGCACATCCCGCTCACCCAGCAGCACGTCGCCGACACGCTGGGCCTGTCCATCGTTCACACCAACAAGACATTGCGCAAGCTCACCAATAGGGGGCTGATCCGATGGCTGGGCCGGAGTTGCCAGGTGCTGGATGCTGCCGAACTGGCGCGCGTGGCGGGCTGGGACAACACGGTCGAACGCATCCGGCCGCTCATCTAG
- a CDS encoding response regulator: MPAVHMDRRVAPAESVIMLAGRTVLIVETEFIIALGIQAVLEQLGAATVLANSASEALDKVAKWNTAALAIVELESNRPELIEFARQLSQSGIPVLGLSADARLSFGVPELPGTPVIVKPIPDHDLAEAIARRLDQNPLPEVT; the protein is encoded by the coding sequence TTGCCCGCTGTCCATATGGACCGGCGCGTTGCTCCGGCAGAAAGCGTGATCATGCTGGCCGGCCGCACGGTTCTCATCGTTGAGACCGAATTCATCATCGCGCTGGGCATCCAGGCCGTTCTCGAACAGCTGGGCGCAGCGACCGTGCTCGCCAACAGCGCCAGCGAAGCGCTGGACAAGGTGGCCAAATGGAACACCGCCGCGCTGGCCATCGTCGAACTGGAATCCAACCGCCCCGAATTGATCGAGTTCGCGCGGCAGCTCTCGCAAAGCGGGATTCCGGTGCTTGGCCTGTCGGCCGATGCGCGACTGTCCTTTGGTGTGCCGGAATTGCCCGGCACACCCGTCATCGTCAAGCCCATCCCCGACCATGACCTCGCTGAGGCGATCGCAAGACGGCTCGATCAGAACCCGTTGCCCGAGGTGACCTGA
- a CDS encoding RNA polymerase sigma factor produces the protein MGAEGTSFKREMLATLPSLRAFAVSLTGKHDKADDLVQDTVMKAWAKQSSFEMGTNIKAWLFTILRNEFYSQMRKRGREVQDSDGVFTERLSVHPSQYGSMDLEDFKAALSKLPDDQREAIILIGASGFSYEEAAAICDCAVGTMKSRVSRARTRLTELLKISGESDYGPDAVSAQVTSGNGF, from the coding sequence ATGGGTGCGGAAGGAACTTCCTTCAAGCGCGAAATGCTTGCGACCTTGCCCAGTCTGCGCGCTTTCGCCGTATCGCTGACCGGCAAGCACGACAAGGCAGACGATCTGGTCCAGGACACCGTCATGAAGGCCTGGGCCAAGCAGTCCAGCTTCGAGATGGGCACCAATATCAAGGCTTGGCTCTTCACCATCCTGCGCAATGAATTCTACAGCCAGATGCGCAAGCGCGGCCGCGAGGTGCAGGACAGCGATGGTGTGTTCACCGAGCGGCTTTCGGTGCATCCCTCGCAATATGGCTCGATGGATCTCGAGGATTTCAAGGCGGCGCTGTCCAAGCTGCCCGATGACCAGCGCGAAGCGATCATTCTGATCGGGGCCTCGGGTTTTTCTTATGAAGAAGCAGCGGCAATCTGCGATTGCGCGGTCGGAACGATGAAGAGCCGCGTCAGTCGGGCACGCACGCGGCTGACCGAACTGCTCAAGATCAGCGGTGAATCCGACTATGGTCCGGACGCAGTCTCGGCTCAGGTCACCTCGGGCAACGGGTTCTGA
- a CDS encoding NepR family anti-sigma factor — MKKDNLVTQQRVRMQAGRADDGLGPTTDIGSRLRALYGAVQDEGVPEQLLDLLEKLDNVEKAQGGKSSDRDGE, encoded by the coding sequence ATGAAAAAGGATAATCTGGTGACCCAGCAACGTGTGCGCATGCAGGCGGGGCGGGCGGATGACGGGCTCGGTCCAACGACTGACATCGGTTCGCGTCTGCGTGCGCTTTATGGTGCCGTTCAGGACGAAGGTGTCCCCGAGCAGTTGCTTGACCTGCTCGAAAAGCTCGACAATGTCGAGAAGGCCCAGGGCGGCAAGTCGTCCGATCGGGACGGGGAGTAA
- a CDS encoding response regulator → MSLSTRIAPHLPYLRRFSRAVTGSQTSGDAYVAATLEALIADISLFPEASSDRIALYKLFSALFSSSAVSVPEPSSSFAWEQRAAANLANLAPLPRQAFLLVAVEGFSHSQAAEILSISDDEFATLLDQASTDISRQVATEIMIIEDEPLIAMDIEQMVESLGHKVVSIARTHKEAVTLFNQTNPRMILADIQLADGSSGIDAVNDILNTHSVPVIFITAFPERLLTGERPEPTFLVTKPFNPEMVKALISQALFFDEGSKAAA, encoded by the coding sequence ATGTCATTGTCCACGCGGATTGCACCGCACCTGCCCTATCTGCGGCGTTTTTCCAGGGCCGTAACGGGCTCGCAGACGTCTGGCGATGCCTATGTCGCCGCCACCCTTGAAGCCTTGATTGCCGACATTTCCCTGTTCCCAGAAGCTTCGAGCGACAGGATCGCCCTCTACAAGCTGTTTTCGGCGCTCTTTTCCTCCTCGGCCGTATCCGTGCCAGAACCCTCATCGAGCTTTGCGTGGGAACAGCGCGCAGCCGCGAACCTGGCCAATCTCGCCCCCCTGCCCCGCCAGGCTTTCCTGCTGGTGGCTGTGGAAGGGTTCAGCCATTCCCAGGCCGCCGAAATCCTCTCGATCAGTGACGACGAATTCGCCACCCTGCTCGACCAGGCCTCGACCGACATTTCCCGCCAGGTGGCCACTGAGATCATGATCATCGAGGATGAGCCGCTCATCGCCATGGATATCGAGCAGATGGTGGAGAGCCTTGGGCACAAGGTGGTCAGCATCGCCCGCACCCACAAGGAAGCGGTGACCCTGTTCAACCAGACCAACCCGCGCATGATCCTGGCCGACATCCAGCTGGCCGACGGCAGCTCGGGCATCGATGCGGTCAATGACATCCTCAACACTCACTCGGTGCCGGTGATCTTCATCACTGCCTTCCCCGAGCGCCTTCTGACCGGCGAACGACCGGAGCCAACCTTCCTCGTCACCAAGCCCTTCAACCCCGAAATGGTGAAGGCGCTAATCAGCCAGGCGCTGTTCTTCGACGAAGGCTCGAAGGCGGCCGCCTGA
- a CDS encoding DUF1328 domain-containing protein: MLYYALVFLVIALIAGVLGFGGIAGASAGIAQILFFLFLAFLVISLVIGFFRRT; the protein is encoded by the coding sequence ATGCTGTATTATGCACTCGTCTTTCTGGTGATCGCGTTGATCGCCGGCGTTCTTGGTTTTGGCGGTATCGCCGGCGCGTCGGCCGGTATTGCGCAGATCCTGTTCTTCCTGTTTCTGGCCTTCCTGGTCATTTCGCTGGTGATCGGCTTCTTCCGCCGGACCTGA
- a CDS encoding YdcF family protein, translated as MFFVLSKLFWLIAQPLSLVLLLVIAGLVLLLMGRRRSAVVLHSGAILLLALLTFTSLGYVLIQPLENRFVVPDPQPDQVSAIVMLGGATTARPSAARQTVALNEAGERLTTTLWLARRYPAARIVLSGGGGLMVQSGESEAETARRFFVGLGLDESRLVLEGESRNTAENAEFTRDLLGQGSGKIILVTSAFHMPRSVGLFRAAGVDVVPWPTDYRSSGSQGFGVEFTDPDQNFDTASTAIREWIGLAVYRLTGQIDSLFPGP; from the coding sequence ATGTTCTTTGTGCTCTCCAAACTGTTCTGGCTAATCGCCCAGCCTCTGAGCCTGGTGCTGCTGCTGGTGATCGCGGGGCTTGTGCTGCTGTTGATGGGCCGCCGGCGCAGTGCCGTTGTGCTGCATTCGGGTGCGATCCTGCTGCTGGCGCTCCTCACCTTCACCAGCCTGGGCTACGTGCTCATCCAGCCGCTGGAAAATCGTTTTGTGGTGCCCGATCCGCAGCCCGACCAGGTCAGCGCCATTGTCATGCTGGGTGGGGCGACCACGGCGCGACCGAGCGCTGCGCGCCAGACTGTGGCGCTGAACGAGGCGGGTGAGCGATTGACGACCACGCTGTGGCTGGCACGCCGCTACCCGGCCGCGCGGATCGTGCTCTCTGGCGGCGGCGGGTTGATGGTCCAAAGCGGGGAGAGCGAAGCGGAAACTGCGCGGCGCTTCTTTGTGGGGCTGGGCCTCGACGAAAGCCGGCTGGTGCTCGAAGGGGAGTCCCGCAACACCGCCGAGAACGCCGAGTTTACACGGGACCTTCTGGGCCAGGGCAGTGGCAAGATCATTCTCGTTACCTCGGCCTTTCATATGCCGCGTTCGGTGGGGCTGTTTCGCGCTGCCGGCGTCGATGTCGTGCCCTGGCCGACAGACTATCGCAGCAGTGGCAGCCAGGGCTTTGGGGTCGAGTTCACCGATCCAGACCAGAATTTCGACACGGCAAGCACTGCTATTCGAGAGTGGATCGGGCTGGCCGTCTATCGACTGACCGGGCAGATCGACAGCCTGTTCCCCGGCCCATGA
- a CDS encoding ABC transporter ATP-binding protein — translation MKQAEPAIAGASPVVELRDIHKSFGALEVLKGISFAASEGQVISLIGSSGSGKSTLLRCINMLEVPDRGDVLIDGEAIVLKGDGAGRRIGDENQIRRIRSELGMVFQSFNLWAHMTILENVMEAPLVVQKRARPEVEAEARAMLDKVGIGAKADAYPAQLSGGQQQRAAIARALCINPRVMLFDEPTSALDPELEVEVLRVIKLLADEGRTMVLVTHDMDFARSVSDRVIFLHQGLVEEEGTPDDVFGATRSARLKQFLNAANHE, via the coding sequence ATGAAGCAGGCTGAACCCGCCATTGCGGGGGCATCGCCGGTCGTTGAACTGCGCGATATTCACAAATCCTTCGGAGCGCTCGAAGTGCTCAAGGGCATTTCCTTTGCCGCCAGCGAAGGGCAGGTGATCTCCCTGATCGGGTCGTCGGGGTCTGGCAAATCCACCCTGTTGCGTTGCATCAACATGCTCGAGGTTCCCGACCGCGGCGACGTGTTGATCGATGGTGAAGCCATTGTCCTCAAGGGCGATGGCGCTGGCCGCCGCATCGGCGACGAAAACCAGATCCGCCGCATCCGCTCGGAGCTGGGCATGGTGTTCCAGTCCTTCAACCTCTGGGCGCACATGACCATTCTGGAAAACGTCATGGAAGCACCCCTGGTGGTGCAGAAGCGCGCCCGGCCCGAAGTCGAGGCCGAGGCCCGCGCCATGCTCGACAAGGTTGGCATCGGCGCCAAGGCCGACGCCTATCCCGCCCAGCTTTCCGGCGGCCAGCAACAGCGCGCCGCCATTGCCAGGGCCCTGTGCATCAATCCGCGGGTAATGCTGTTCGACGAGCCGACATCCGCGCTCGACCCCGAGCTAGAAGTGGAAGTGCTGCGCGTCATCAAGCTGCTCGCCGACGAGGGCCGCACCATGGTGCTGGTGACCCATGACATGGATTTTGCCCGCTCGGTCTCTGACCGGGTGATCTTCCTGCACCAGGGATTGGTGGAGGAAGAGGGAACACCCGACGACGTCTTCGGCGCCACCCGATCGGCCCGTCTCAAGCAATTCCTCAATGCCGCCAACCATGAGTAG
- a CDS encoding transporter substrate-binding domain-containing protein has product MKKMMLAAAAILALGTPAFAQETVRIATEGAYAPWNFLNDAGEPAGFEIDLGNAICETAGLSCEWIINDWDSIIPNLLAGNYDLIMAGMSITEERLETIDFSDNYFPPDPSKYVAAAGANLDFSALSGARVGVQGGTIQAAYAEETLGGANTIVTFTTADQAMADLAAGNLDTILADGAYLEPVVTASNGAIEFVGEDVMIGNGVGAGIRKEDTDLKAKVNEALATLKADGTVDKLIAQWFEGKGPYFAE; this is encoded by the coding sequence ATGAAGAAGATGATGCTGGCAGCAGCAGCCATCCTGGCGCTCGGCACCCCGGCCTTTGCCCAGGAAACCGTACGCATCGCTACCGAGGGCGCCTATGCCCCCTGGAACTTCCTCAATGATGCCGGCGAGCCGGCCGGCTTCGAAATCGATCTGGGCAATGCCATCTGCGAGACCGCGGGCCTGAGCTGCGAGTGGATCATCAATGACTGGGATTCGATCATCCCGAACCTGCTCGCGGGCAACTACGACCTGATCATGGCCGGCATGTCGATCACCGAGGAGCGCCTCGAAACCATCGACTTCTCCGACAATTACTTCCCGCCCGATCCGTCGAAATACGTCGCCGCTGCCGGCGCCAATCTCGACTTCTCGGCCCTGTCCGGCGCCCGCGTCGGCGTGCAGGGCGGCACCATTCAGGCTGCCTATGCCGAGGAAACCCTGGGCGGCGCCAATACCATCGTCACCTTCACCACCGCCGACCAGGCCATGGCTGACCTGGCCGCGGGCAATCTCGACACCATCCTGGCCGACGGCGCCTATCTCGAGCCGGTCGTGACCGCTTCGAACGGGGCGATCGAATTCGTGGGCGAAGACGTGATGATCGGCAACGGCGTGGGCGCCGGCATCCGCAAGGAAGACACCGACCTCAAGGCCAAGGTCAACGAGGCCCTGGCCACGCTCAAGGCCGACGGCACCGTGGACAAGCTGATCGCCCAGTGGTTCGAGGGCAAGGGCCCGTACTTCGCCGAATAA
- a CDS encoding ABC transporter permease subunit, translating into MSEDLTFWLSYITNGKHLTWYASFQFTVYAALLGGALAVVFGLTGATLKNSRFFPLRLLGTTYSSIVRGVPDVLFFLFFPLAFEQGVEWLVSTQVCSPEAIAAQTAPWPPCRDANWFLGTTEYLLLASVSLGLVYGAFATNVIHGAMRAVPAGQLEAARAYGMSASQVLWRVHIRQMWVYALPGLSNVWMLIVKATSLLSLLQIADIVLWADRLGAPNFLPSVGLVHDDWRWRYYLVLFVFYILVTWLSERAFEAIMRRTGRGILTGVSA; encoded by the coding sequence ATGTCCGAAGACCTGACCTTCTGGCTCAGCTACATCACCAATGGCAAGCACCTGACCTGGTACGCCAGTTTCCAGTTCACGGTCTATGCTGCCCTTCTGGGCGGGGCACTCGCCGTCGTCTTCGGCCTGACCGGCGCGACGCTCAAGAATTCCCGCTTCTTTCCGCTGCGCCTGCTCGGGACGACCTATTCGTCCATTGTCCGCGGCGTGCCGGACGTGCTGTTCTTCCTGTTCTTCCCCCTGGCCTTTGAGCAGGGCGTGGAATGGCTGGTTTCCACCCAGGTCTGTTCGCCCGAGGCCATCGCCGCCCAGACGGCGCCCTGGCCCCCCTGCCGCGACGCCAACTGGTTCCTGGGAACCACTGAATATCTGCTGCTCGCCAGCGTGTCGCTGGGCCTCGTCTATGGCGCCTTTGCCACCAATGTCATTCACGGCGCCATGCGCGCCGTCCCTGCCGGGCAGCTGGAGGCAGCGCGGGCCTATGGCATGAGTGCCTCCCAGGTGCTCTGGCGCGTGCATATCCGCCAGATGTGGGTCTATGCCCTGCCCGGCCTCTCCAATGTCTGGATGCTGATCGTCAAGGCCACCTCGCTGCTCTCGCTGCTGCAGATCGCCGATATCGTGCTCTGGGCCGATCGGCTTGGCGCGCCAAATTTCCTGCCCTCCGTGGGCCTGGTGCATGACGACTGGCGCTGGCGCTACTATCTCGTCCTCTTCGTCTTCTACATCCTCGTCACCTGGCTCTCCGAGCGCGCCTTCGAGGCGATCATGCGCCGCACGGGACGCGGCATCCTGACCGGGGTGTCTGCGTGA
- a CDS encoding ABC transporter permease subunit, translating to MEGLRNDLGLMAPAVVFNIYFAAASIPLGFVLAIFLALGKASSNPVINALSRGYIYAFRGSPLFIQFFMFYSLALSLNLTLWKPLGISGFVLHPLFMGPLVLVLNTAAYTAEIFYGALRAVPRGAVEAARAYGMSRSQQFRRVVWPNLIRLAWPAYTNEVVFLFHATAIVYFALPVVGPQADLMITAKTLFERDYNAFLHFSVAALYFLAVSLVVFFLFGLVYQRLMRHLPAQPGLRFAPKWLR from the coding sequence ATGGAGGGCTTGCGCAACGATCTCGGCCTCATGGCCCCGGCAGTGGTATTCAACATCTACTTTGCCGCCGCCTCCATCCCCCTGGGCTTCGTGCTGGCGATCTTCCTGGCTTTGGGCAAGGCGTCGTCCAACCCGGTCATCAATGCGCTCTCGCGCGGCTATATCTATGCCTTCCGGGGCTCGCCGCTCTTCATCCAGTTCTTCATGTTCTATTCCCTGGCGCTCTCGCTCAACCTGACGCTGTGGAAGCCATTGGGGATATCGGGCTTCGTGCTCCATCCCCTGTTCATGGGGCCGCTGGTGCTGGTGTTGAACACGGCCGCCTACACGGCCGAGATCTTCTATGGCGCGCTCAGGGCCGTGCCGCGTGGCGCCGTCGAGGCGGCGCGCGCCTATGGCATGAGCCGGTCCCAGCAATTCCGCCGCGTGGTCTGGCCCAACCTCATTCGCCTGGCCTGGCCCGCCTATACCAATGAAGTGGTGTTCCTGTTCCACGCCACCGCCATCGTTTATTTCGCCCTGCCGGTGGTGGGGCCGCAGGCTGACCTGATGATCACCGCGAAAACCCTGTTCGAGCGCGACTACAATGCCTTCCTGCATTTCTCGGTCGCCGCGCTCTATTTCCTGGCCGTGTCGCTGGTGGTCTTCTTCCTGTTCGGCCTCGTCTATCAGCGGCTGATGCGCCACCTTCCCGCGCAGCCCGGCCTGCGCTTTGCCCCCAAATGGTTACGCTAA
- a CDS encoding succinylglutamate desuccinylase/aspartoacylase family protein gives MTFQQHTTVLAGDAPGQSTTLYWYTAGPEDAPTKVHLQAAMHADEQPGTMALHHLLPMLRDADAAGRLKARFVVFPSVNPLGLATRVLRRHIGRYDLETGVNFNRRWPDLYPQIAEAIAGKLTDDQRTNLGTIRTAVGTWLDQQRPATAAQRLRLAILKSAHNADIVLDLHCDDESLKHIFTSPDLMPGLQDLADRMQVAATLTAEDSGGGSFDEVLPNLYRKAQRANPGFPIPMGAETATLEYRGQADTHDAMGREDAQGLHDFFAGRGLIDATVPDATPAPGPTPFEATEVLRADRPGLLAYRVGLGDRVKKGDVVADIIAMDGPDAFLGRNPLRAGTDGIILSRASAKYAVVGSSVAKIVGTEILPARAGGYLLED, from the coding sequence ATGACTTTCCAGCAGCACACCACCGTGCTGGCCGGCGACGCGCCCGGCCAGTCCACCACGCTTTATTGGTACACGGCCGGCCCCGAAGACGCCCCGACAAAGGTGCATCTGCAGGCGGCGATGCATGCCGACGAGCAACCGGGCACCATGGCGCTGCACCATCTGCTGCCCATGCTGCGCGACGCCGACGCCGCAGGACGGCTGAAGGCCCGCTTCGTGGTATTCCCGTCCGTCAATCCGCTGGGCCTGGCAACGCGCGTCCTGCGCCGCCATATCGGCCGCTACGACCTGGAAACCGGCGTCAATTTCAATCGCCGCTGGCCCGATCTCTATCCGCAGATTGCCGAAGCGATTGCCGGCAAGCTGACCGACGATCAGCGAACCAATCTCGGAACCATTCGGACCGCCGTCGGCACCTGGCTGGACCAGCAGCGACCGGCGACGGCGGCCCAGCGGTTGCGCCTTGCCATCCTCAAATCCGCCCATAACGCCGATATCGTGCTCGACCTGCATTGCGACGACGAGAGCCTCAAGCACATCTTCACCTCGCCCGACCTGATGCCGGGCCTGCAGGACCTGGCCGATCGCATGCAGGTGGCCGCGACCTTGACGGCCGAGGACAGCGGCGGCGGCTCCTTCGACGAGGTCCTGCCCAATCTTTATCGCAAGGCCCAGCGCGCCAATCCCGGCTTTCCCATTCCCATGGGCGCGGAAACCGCAACGCTGGAATATCGCGGCCAGGCCGATACCCATGACGCCATGGGTCGCGAGGATGCCCAGGGGCTTCATGACTTCTTCGCCGGGCGCGGGCTGATCGATGCGACCGTGCCGGACGCCACGCCGGCGCCGGGTCCAACGCCATTTGAAGCCACCGAAGTGCTGCGCGCCGACCGGCCCGGCCTGCTCGCCTATCGCGTCGGTCTGGGCGACCGGGTGAAAAAGGGCGATGTCGTCGCCGACATCATCGCCATGGATGGCCCCGATGCCTTTCTCGGCCGCAACCCTTTGCGGGCCGGCACCGATGGCATCATTCTCTCGCGCGCCAGCGCCAAATACGCGGTCGTGGGATCCTCTGTCGCCAAGATCGTGGGCACGGAAATCCTCCCGGCGCGCGCCGGCGGATATCTCCTGGAAGACTGA
- a CDS encoding putative bifunctional diguanylate cyclase/phosphodiesterase: MSAPGAAFSQINGFVDRAIGADGLSGALREKLLGQQLASLALMVPALMAASLIVSAVFLVVTWGLPSFPVLAALIGAINLLHLYATMLASRSKSGQAVGHAATQVVLLALAAGVLWAVVLSVLPVQQDMAIRTVALLGAGGLLCVSLIALINYPQALAALTIPIVVGSLRGLTGLGQSGDILVQGTLIGGFTFIMVTVVFNHAAAFVALRASEMLVEEKGQIIGLLLREFEQTSSDWVWGVDELGIVNRISGGFTKATGAPEAELIGADFLAFLRDITAPGDPLVRQVERAIADRETFQDVELQIVITGQECWWRLTGKPAFDDAGQYLGYLGTGSDISERKIAERRITLLAHHDSLTGLLNRTKFTEQLGLNVARLERYGTPFSVMFLDLDQFKGVNDSKGHMAGDRLLAEVAARLQLQLRDIDVAARLGGDEFAILLPDAGSVEVVDDLASRLIGVMREPFIIEGDMFLIGASIGIAMAPDDGIRPDHLLRNADLALYRAKADGRSTHRFFESQMDSEQRERRLIEADLRGAIARNELVLHYQPLVSATDGLPTGFEALVRWNHPTRGLVPPAEFIAIAEQSDLIVDIGDWTINAACMAAAAWPAHLTVAVNLSARHFRRSDIGRVVQSALGNSGLAPSRLEIEITEGLLIENPDEVIEKLGEIRALGVTIAMDDFGTGYSSLSYLLKFPFDKIKIDRSFVEASTSDPIARDILRAIASMAKTLKLKITAEGVETAEQARFLSEIACHQLQGFYFARPLTPADLPAYLLSTIRPRTDQPPEAPRALAG, encoded by the coding sequence ATGTCCGCCCCCGGAGCTGCCTTTTCCCAGATCAACGGATTTGTCGACCGCGCAATTGGTGCGGACGGCCTGTCCGGGGCTTTGCGTGAAAAACTGCTGGGCCAGCAGCTTGCTTCGCTGGCGCTGATGGTCCCGGCCCTGATGGCGGCGTCGCTGATCGTCTCGGCGGTCTTCCTCGTGGTCACCTGGGGTCTGCCGAGCTTTCCGGTGCTCGCGGCGCTGATCGGCGCGATCAATCTGCTGCATCTATACGCCACCATGCTGGCCTCGCGCAGCAAGTCCGGCCAGGCGGTCGGACATGCAGCGACGCAGGTGGTTCTCCTGGCCTTGGCTGCGGGCGTACTTTGGGCCGTCGTGCTCTCCGTCCTGCCCGTGCAGCAGGACATGGCCATCCGCACCGTGGCGTTGCTGGGGGCAGGGGGTCTGCTCTGCGTGTCGCTGATTGCCCTCATCAACTATCCGCAGGCCCTGGCGGCCCTCACCATTCCGATCGTAGTGGGATCCCTGCGCGGGCTGACCGGCCTTGGGCAGTCTGGCGATATCCTGGTGCAGGGGACCCTGATCGGTGGTTTCACCTTCATCATGGTCACCGTGGTCTTCAACCATGCGGCGGCCTTCGTGGCCCTGCGCGCCTCGGAAATGCTTGTCGAGGAGAAGGGCCAGATCATCGGCCTGCTTTTGCGCGAGTTCGAGCAGACGTCATCGGATTGGGTTTGGGGCGTGGACGAGCTCGGCATTGTCAACCGCATCTCGGGTGGCTTTACCAAGGCCACCGGCGCGCCCGAGGCCGAGCTGATCGGCGCTGACTTCCTGGCATTCCTGCGCGATATCACAGCGCCTGGCGATCCACTGGTGCGTCAGGTTGAACGGGCCATTGCGGACCGTGAAACCTTTCAGGATGTTGAACTGCAGATCGTCATCACCGGGCAGGAATGCTGGTGGCGCCTGACGGGGAAACCGGCTTTCGACGACGCCGGGCAGTATCTGGGATATCTCGGCACGGGCTCCGATATCAGCGAGCGCAAGATCGCCGAGCGCCGGATCACGCTGCTTGCCCACCATGACTCGCTGACGGGGCTGCTGAACCGCACCAAGTTCACCGAGCAGCTGGGGCTGAATGTGGCGCGGCTGGAGCGGTATGGCACGCCGTTTTCGGTGATGTTCCTCGACCTCGACCAGTTCAAGGGCGTCAATGACAGCAAGGGGCACATGGCGGGCGATCGCCTGCTGGCCGAAGTTGCCGCTCGCCTGCAATTGCAGCTGCGCGACATCGACGTTGCCGCGCGACTGGGCGGCGACGAATTCGCCATCCTGTTGCCCGATGCCGGATCCGTCGAAGTGGTCGATGACCTGGCCAGCCGGCTCATCGGGGTCATGCGCGAACCCTTCATCATCGAGGGCGACATGTTCCTGATCGGGGCCAGCATCGGCATCGCCATGGCTCCCGATGACGGCATCCGTCCCGATCATCTGCTGCGCAATGCCGACCTGGCGCTCTATCGTGCCAAGGCCGATGGCCGCTCGACGCATCGCTTCTTCGAGAGCCAGATGGATTCCGAGCAAAGGGAGCGGCGCCTGATCGAGGCCGATCTGCGCGGCGCCATCGCCAGGAACGAACTGGTGCTGCACTACCAGCCCCTGGTGAGCGCCACCGACGGGCTGCCCACCGGATTCGAGGCGCTGGTTCGCTGGAACCATCCCACCCGCGGGCTGGTGCCACCGGCCGAATTCATTGCCATTGCCGAACAGTCAGACCTTATCGTCGATATCGGCGACTGGACCATCAATGCGGCCTGCATGGCGGCGGCGGCCTGGCCGGCGCATCTGACCGTTGCCGTGAACCTGTCGGCCCGGCACTTCCGGCGCTCGGACATCGGTCGGGTGGTGCAGAGTGCGCTCGGCAATTCGGGTCTGGCGCCCAGCCGGCTCGAAATCGAGATCACAGAGGGGCTGCTGATCGAGAACCCGGACGAGGTCATCGAGAAACTGGGTGAAATCCGCGCGCTGGGCGTGACCATTGCCATGGACGATTTCGGCACCGGCTATTCGTCCTTGAGCTATCTGCTCAAGTTTCCCTTCGACAAGATCAAGATTGATCGATCCTTCGTGGAGGCGTCCACCAGCGATCCGATCGCGCGCGATATCCTGCGTGCCATTGCCTCCATGGCCAAGACGCTCAAGCTCAAGATCACCGCCGAAGGCGTGGAGACAGCCGAGCAGGCGCGCTTCCTTTCGGAGATCGCCTGCCACCAATTGCAGGGCTTCTATTTCGCCCGGCCGCTGACGCCGGCCGACCTGCCGGCCTATCTGCTCTCCACCATCAGGCCGCGCACGGACCAACCGCCGGAAGCGCCGCGCGCCCTGGCCGGCTGA